The window CAAGGACGTGGTGCGCACTGACCGCGGCCACCCCTACTTCGGGGGGCCTGAAGAGGGGCACCCGCACCTGGCCGCCCTCCAGGCCTTGCTCACCACCTTCGCCCTGGGCCACCCGCGCTTGTCCTACTGCCAGGGTATGTCAGATGTGGCTGCCCCACTGTTAGCCGTTCTTGATGACGAGGCCCAGGCCTTCATCTGCTTCTGCGCCCTCATGCGCCGCCTGGCTCCCCGCTTCCGCCCTGgcggccggggcctggcccgggcTTTTGGGCACCTGCGGCGGCTGCTGCGGCGCGCCGACCCGCCGTTCTGGGCCTTCctggccgcccgcggcgcccacGACCTCCTCTTCTGCTACCGCTGGCTGCTACTGGAGCTCAAGCGGGAGTTCGCCTTCGAGGACGCTCTGCGGGTGCTGGAGATCACCTGGAGCTCGCTCccacctgccccgccgccccctgccgACGGTGTGCCGCTCCTTGGTGCCCCCCTGGGCCCCCGGCGGGCTCGCTGTGGGCTCCGCGAGCGCCgcgggctccggccccggcccccccgacggCACCGGCGCCAGTGCAGGGCCCAGGAGGCGGCTACGCTGGGCGcaagaggagctgagaaggagcCTGGAGACGACGCTGAGGGGCTGAGTGGCCTCGGGGATGTCCTAGAGGCTCCAAAAAGCTGCGGAAACCTCCAAGAGGATCCAAAGGTCTCCAGAGATGTCCAGGAGGATCCAAATATCCCCACAAACGCCCAAGAAGATCCCAAGATCAGTGACGTCCAAGATGCTGCTAAGGTTTCCACAAACATCCAGGAGGATCTGAAGGTTTCCCAAGGTGCGCCAGGTAGTCCTGAGATCTCCCAGGATGGTGGAGCGAAGTCGGAGGTCCCAGATAATCCCGAGACCAACCGAGGTGTCACAGAGGATCTCCATGTCTCCCGGGACATCCCAGAGGATCCCAAGGCCTCCAGGGAGGCCAGAGGGGGACCCGGTGTCCCCAAAAAGGCTGATGAAGACCCTGACATCCCCAAGGAGGTTGGCCAAGACCCCAACACCCCCAAGGAGGTTGACCAAGATCTCAGCATCTTCAAGGAGGCTGAACAAGACTGCGATGTCCCCCAGAAGCTCAGCCAAGGTCTCAACGTTCCCAAGGTTGGCCCAGAACCCGACATCTATAAGGAGGTTGGTCAAGACTTTGGTGTCACCAAAGAGATTGGGCAAAACCTCAACGCGTTCGAGGAAGTTCGCCAAGATCTCAACGTGCCGCAGGAGGTTGGCCAAGATCTCAGCATCCTCAAGGAGGTTGGTCAAGAACCCAGCGTCTTCAAGAAAGTTGGCCAAGACCCAGGTGCCTTCAAGGAGATTGGCCAAGAGCTCCGCAGCCCCCAGAAGGTTGGCCAAGACCCTGACGTCCCCGAAGACGCTGAAGCAGACGCTGCCACCCTCCCCGAGGTTGGTGAAGCTGATGATGACCCCTGGGCCGGCCCGTGGGCTTGGGaagattcctcctcctcctcttcctcctcctcctcctgctcctcctcctcctcgtcggaGGACGAGGTGGGTGTGGAGGACGACGGggcgccgctgccaccgccggaGGAGCTGGGCCAGGGCAACCCCTTCCTGCTCTTTGTGTGCCTGGCCATGCTGCTGGAGCAGCGTGAGGCCGTCATGGCACGGGCCAGCGACTACAATGAGGTGGCCATGCACTTTGACCGCCTGGTGCGCCGCCACGACCTGCCCCGGGTGCTGCACCGCGCCAAGGCCCTCTTCGCCCGCTACCtcgagggctggggggggcgtggcggccccggcgcgggtgACAGCGACCCTGCTGAGCCCTGACGCCTGCCCCCTGCTGCCGCGCCTGGCCGAGAGGGgtgtggggggagctgggggcacCTATGGAGCCCCCAAGGGGGCCCCGAGACCAGCTGAGGGACGCAGAGATGTCCGTGGGGGTGTATAGATGCCTCTGGGGACCCTATAAAGCCCCTGAGGTGGCCCACAGAGCAGCTTAGGGACCCCAGAGATGCCTATGGAGCGGTGTAGAGATCCCTGGGGACCCTATGGAGCCCCCAAGTGGGCCCTGAGACCGGCTGAGAGACCTGGAGACGCCCATGGGGGGCTATCGATGTCCCATGGACCCTATAGAGCCCCCGAGGAGACCCATAGACCAGCATATGGACCCCATAGATGCCTGGGGGGACCTATAGATCTTCCTTGGGGACCCCTAGATCAACATAGCTATTCTGAAGGCATGCATGGGGACCCATAGATCCCTTTTGGGGACCCATAGACTCCCTTAGGGACCTGTAGAAAATCCTGGGGACCCTATAGATCCCCCTTGGCAGCCGTAGACCAACATAGGGACCTTGTAGGCACCCATGGGTACCTATAGCTCTCCTTTGGGGATCTGTAGGTCCCCCTTGGAGGCCCATGGACCAATGTAGGAATCCCCTAGGTACCCCTCAGGGACCCATAGACACGCCTGGGAATGTATAGGTTGGCATAGGGATCCCCTTGACACTTCTCAGGGACCCAGAGATACCCATGGGGATGCCCTGAGGACCCATAGACCACCATAAGGACCTGTAGGCACCCCTCAGGGACCCATAGATCCCCCCTGGGGACCCATAGGCCCCCATGGGGACTGTAGGCACCTACTGGGGACCTGTAGACGCCTGCTACGGGGAGCCAGGGACATCGCAGCAGCCCCAGTACGGCCCAGTACAGCCCACTGCCTCCCCTGCCATTTCTCTACGTCGCCTCGGAGCGTCCCGGCGTGGACCAGTATGAACCAGCGTAGGTCTGGGGGCCCAACTGGGAGCTCCTGCATCTCCATGGCCTTGGGTTGGACCAGTTCGGACCAGCATGGACCAGTACAGCATCCTCATCGGGATTCCTCACCTGCGTGGCCTTGCGCCGTCCCAGTCCAGACCAGTACAGCGGCAGAGCTGGAATCTCTTCACCCACCTGGCCTTGGGCCATCCCAGTACggaccagtatggaccagtatggCATCTCAACTGGGAGCTCCTCACCCACGTGGCCTTGCGTCTCCCAGTATGGACCAGTACGGACCGGTAGGGCACCCCCACTGGGACCTCTTCACCCACACAGCCTTGGGTCCTGCCAGTATGGACCAGTACAGCCCAGTGCCCTCCCCACCCGGTGCCTTCCTATGTCCCCCCTTTATTtattgccccccccccgccctccatcctactgggaggggcccaggcgtccggggtgctGCGAGGTGCAGAAGACGCAAATAAACCTGACGCCCATGTTTGTCGTTTGGAGGCTCCCAGTATGGACTGGGGATGGGCTGGGTGGGTCCCATTCCATACTGGGGAGGGATTACAGGTGCTTATATCGATTGGGAAGGAGCTGGGGATCCCAATCCGTactgggaaggggctgggggagtCCCAGTATGGACTGGGGAGGGGATAGGGCTCCTAGTATGGAcggggaaggggctgggaggCTCCCAGAATGGACTGGAATGACAATGAGGGATCCAAATCCATACTGGGAAGGGTCTGGGGGTCCCAATCCATACTGGGAAGGAGCTAGAGAGCTCCCAGTATGGACTGGgaaggggattgggggggggtcccagcctaTACTGGGCCTGCAGTATGTACTGGTGGGTCGTGGCATGGACTGGGAAGGGCCTGGGGTTCCACTACAGACTGGGATGGTCCCAGTACGGTCTAGGACAGAGTTGGGACTCCcctgaggggggaggggaagccaaggcgcccggatgcctgggcccccagccaggggggaggagggggggccgCGGCCTTTGgctgctcccagtccctcccagttcaccccagtgccctcccagttcACCCCAGTCGCCCCCAGTCCGGAGGTGACGCGCGCTTCCGGGCCCGCTACACGGAAGAGGCCTCCgcgcgggacccaggcgtccgggccgaggGCTCCCCACCTCTGCAGGGGACACAGGCATCCGGCTCGGGGAGGTGTTTCCCCCCCAGCCTCCTCcaggaagggggcccaggcatccggggcccataagcggggccggagccggcgggggagtggggaaggggcccaggtgacTGGGGCGAtgagccgggggggccggggggggccacCGGGGCCCGACAACGTCCCCtcggagctgctgcagcagcaggaaaacCTGCGGCTCTTTGAGCTCCTGGGCCGGAAATGTGTGGTGAGGGGCCGGGGCAgatctgggggtcctgggggggatttggggggccctGCAGGAACCCTAAGGGCTCTGGGGGGGAtctagggggtcctggggggggctgtgggggacttggggggatttgggggtccctgcAAAGGCCCTAAGGGTTCTGGGGGGATCTGGAGGGTCTtagggggggatttgggggtctgggggggccctAAGGGCTCTGGGAGGGTATAGGGGGAATATGGGGGGCCCttgggctgggggggtcctgggaggggcCTAAGGGGTCTAGGGGGGGATCTGGAGGGGATATAGGGAGTCCTGGGAGGGATTTGGGAGGGATATGGGggatggggggatttggggggtcctggggggctctaaAGGGTCTGGGGGATATTTGGGTGGATCTGGGCAGTCCTGAGGGGGATTTGGAATCCCAAGGGGGTCAAGGGGGTGTTTGCAACATCCTAAGAACCTGTAGGAACCCCCTTGAGTGCTATAGGAGCTCCCCCCAGGCACTAGAGCCACCCACCTAGTCCCTGTAGAGGCCCCAGGTGCTATAGGGCCCCCACACATGCTTTAGAGCAGCTCCTGGGTGCTATAGGAGCCTCTCAGGTGCTATAGGGTATCTTTAGGGGCCATAGGGGCCCCTTGGTGCTATACATGCCCAAGTTGCTATGGGGTCCCCCCGGGTGCTATAGGAGCCCTTCGGGTGCCCAAGTTGCTATAGGGCCCCCTGGGTGCTATAGGGGATCCCTAGGTGCTATAGGGGCCCCCCAGGTGCTGCAGACCCCAATGAGCCCCCAGCCCTACAGGGACTCCCCAGCCCCATACCTCCCCCAGCACCGCAGggcccccccagcgccctgcccccccccaggggtgctataggcgCTATAGGGGCGGCTGCGGCAGACGCTGGCGACGGCGgtggtgcagctgctggaggcgcgggggccggggggggcggcgtgGACCAAGCGGGGCTGCGGCGTCGCCTGCCTGGTCAAGGACAGCCCCCGGCGCTCCTACTTCATCCGCCTCTACGACCTGCGGGTGAGCTGGGGGCCCTGGCATCCAGGTGGGGGGGCGGGAGACCCCCACGGGCTGGGTAAGAGGTggccaagggacccaggcgtctgggcggGGGAGCCCAGGGGATGGACCACCACGGGCTGGGTGGGAGATggccaagggacccaggcgttgGGGTGGGGGAGccaaggggacccaggtgtccaggcaggGGTGGCGGGAGACCCCATGGGCTGGGTGGGAGGTggccaggggacccaggcatccgggcagggGAGCTATGGGGACCGAGGTGTCTGGATGGGGGAGCCACGGGGACCCAGGCGTTGGGGTGAAGGAGCcacggggacccaggcgtccagatGGGGGAGCtatggggacccaggtgtccgggcgggggAGCCatgaggacccaggcgtccgggcggggggggacgggagtCCCCACGGGCTGGGTGGAGGTggccaagggacccaggtgtctgggcgcGCAGGGCGGGTGCctgtgctgggagcaggagctcCGGGCCCACATGGGCTatgctgcccccacccccttcTTCCACACCTTCCCTGCTGACGTGAGTAGGCGGGgccaggggcgggggcggggcttcggCTGCTTGGGGCAGGGTAGGGTGGAGCCAACTGGATGGGGGCGGGGCTACAAGCTGGGGTGTGGCTACAGGTGGGGGTTGGGGTGGGGCTAGAGGTGGGGGTTGGGGCGGGGCATCCGGCCTGAGGGCGGGGCTCTGGctctgggggcggggccgagggcgggactctgtgctggggcagggcttcAGCATTGTGGGTGGGGCCAAGGGTGGGGTTAAGAGACTGGGGGCAGGGCTTAGAAGGCAGTGGGTGGGGCTAAAGGGGCCTGAGATGGGGCTGATGGATGGGGCAGGGCTAAGGGAGTGTGGGTGAGGTGGAGGGTctggggtgggctggggctggggcggggctggggcggggccaggcggtgATTGGCTGCGCAGGGCTGGCAGGCGGGGCTGAACTTCGCCCACGAGGGGGAGGCGGCAGCGTTCCAGGCCCTGGTGGAGGAGAAGGTCTGGAAGCAGCAACAGCGGGCgggtgagctgccccacggccctgccccatggccacccaCGGTGCCCCACAGCTTCCCCATGACCACTcacgctgccccacggcagccccaggGCCACTCACACTGCACCGGAGCTGCCCCACAGTGGCCTATGAGGCactggggctgccccacagccacccccccTGTGCCagggctgccccatggccacccaCGCTGCCCCGTGGCAGCCCCAGGGCCACCCACACTGCAccggggctgccccacagcagtccacgaggcaccagggctgcctCATGGCCACCTCCAACAGCCCACAATACACACTAGGGCTGCCCTATGGCAACCCACAGTGCactggggctgccccacagccacccacGATACACTGTGGTTGCCCTACAGTGACCCACTATGCaccagggctgccctggtgcCCGCCACgccatggggcagccccacatTAGCCCCTTTCCCTCCACAGAGAAGCGACAgctcccacccccaccaccccccacgGCTGATGGTGAGTTCCCCCCCCTATCCCGGGAGGCTTTGCGGGGCTGTGgagggggcgccgtggggcaaaGAGCCACGGGGAAGGAGGAGCCGTGGGGTGGCCATGGGGGGGATgttgtggggcagccgtggggcgctGACCTCCTCTGCCCCCCATCACAGAGCGCCGCGGGAGTCTGCCCCGGCCCCCTGCATCTGCCGGGGATGGCTGTGGTGAGTGACTGCCCCATAGCAGGGGCTCCGCTGCCCCACAgcggggtccctgccccataatGGAATGTCCCTGCCCTATAAGGGGATCCTTGATGCCCCATAGCAAGTGGTTCCTGCCCCATAGTGGGGTCTCTCCTACCCTATAGTGGGTTTGCCTGCCCCATAGCACAGTCCCTGCCTCATAGCAGTGTTCTAGCCCCCTAGCAGGGTCCCCTCTGCCCCATAGTGGGTTCCCCTGCACCATAGCCAGTCTCTACTGCCCCAAAGGGAGTCCCCCTGCCCCATAGTGGCCGCCAAGCCCCATAGCGGCCCccgccccacac of the Struthio camelus isolate bStrCam1 chromosome 38, bStrCam1.hap1, whole genome shotgun sequence genome contains:
- the TBC1D25 gene encoding TBC1 domain family member 25, whose product is MAAAGGGAWTGGGAALEEECEVVRVRVKKSEGLLPPEFRSFAVDPQITSLDVLQHILARAFDLQGKKSFAVSFAARDRRGHESFTPLASDSDLAAAFASAAKPALRLRLDVRPPDDSPLLEDWDIISPREAAGAEPPGPERRSLLAAALPFTQALLAQVGRTLARAQAALAWPEGSPPPPASPPPPPRAPLSDADLRSYLGPGGRLARPRDLRLHVYHGGVEPGLRKVVWRYLLNVFPAGLSGQERLAHLRRKAAEYGALKARLAAQAAPGELALVGAAVRKDVVRTDRGHPYFGGPEEGHPHLAALQALLTTFALGHPRLSYCQGMSDVAAPLLAVLDDEAQAFICFCALMRRLAPRFRPGGRGLARAFGHLRRLLRRADPPFWAFLAARGAHDLLFCYRWLLLELKREFAFEDALRVLEITWSSLPPAPPPPADGVPLLGAPLGPRRARCGLRERRGLRPRPPRRHRRQCRAQEAATLGARGAEKEPGDDAEGLSGLGDVLEAPKSCGNLQEDPKVSRDVQEDPNIPTNAQEDPKISDVQDAAKVSTNIQEDLKVSQGAPGSPEISQDGGAKSEVPDNPETNRGVTEDLHVSRDIPEDPKASREARGGPGVPKKADEDPDIPKEVGQDPNTPKEVDQDLSIFKEAEQDCDVPQKLSQGLNVPKVGPEPDIYKEVGQDFGVTKEIGQNLNAFEEVRQDLNVPQEVGQDLSILKEVGQEPSVFKKVGQDPGAFKEIGQELRSPQKVGQDPDVPEDAEADAATLPEVGEADDDPWAGPWAWEDSSSSSSSSSSCSSSSSSEDEVGVEDDGAPLPPPEELGQGNPFLLFVCLAMLLEQREAVMARASDYNEVAMHFDRLVRRHDLPRVLHRAKALFARYLEGWGGRGGPGAGDSDPAEP